One stretch of Lacrimispora sphenoides DNA includes these proteins:
- a CDS encoding MarR family winged helix-turn-helix transcriptional regulator — protein sequence MSHISDINSAYQKLNARADTLYEFIILYHNYIYAHHTYENENFNMMEIHTLTYIDDSPGITATELSKIWHKSKSAISQVIKKLVDSGYIEKRYKENNEKSVCLYVTEKGQRLSSVHKAYDVADITQTTSYLIEQCGESDLDAFYRIIEKYNELLKSDLES from the coding sequence ATGAGTCATATTTCAGATATAAACAGCGCATATCAAAAGTTGAATGCACGGGCAGATACCTTGTATGAATTTATCATCTTATATCACAATTACATCTATGCCCATCATACATATGAGAATGAAAACTTTAACATGATGGAGATACACACCCTTACCTACATTGACGACTCCCCCGGGATTACCGCCACTGAGCTGTCAAAGATATGGCACAAAAGCAAAAGTGCCATTTCCCAGGTCATCAAGAAGCTGGTTGACTCCGGATATATAGAAAAACGCTACAAAGAGAATAATGAAAAATCCGTATGCTTATACGTGACAGAAAAGGGGCAGAGACTTTCCTCGGTTCACAAAGCTTACGATGTAGCAGACATCACACAGACCACCTCCTATCTGATCGAACAGTGCGGTGAGTCAGACTTAGACGCCTTTTACCGGATTATTGAGAAGTATAATGAACTTCTGAAATCTGATTTGGAATCATAG